A part of Brassica rapa cultivar Chiifu-401-42 chromosome A05, CAAS_Brap_v3.01, whole genome shotgun sequence genomic DNA contains:
- the LOC117134323 gene encoding uncharacterized protein LOC117134323 codes for MPSMRSFMKGLISGKISEESEFMTVSKECSAVLQNRQIKKRGDPGKFVLSIQIGKTVFACSLVDLGSSVNLMPYSVALRLGYTHFKPTKMSLVFADRSVKSPVGILEDLQVKVGNTSVPADFVVLELEEESKDPLILGRPFLCTVGAIIDVRQGKIDLNLGDIVMQFEMDELLKKPMLDGQTFEVNEGVDPLQPQEGMIEEILTEDPLELALVRAEAEQSMVNIDADGYAKMLDSARSMGRMVASLSLGEDINRCETTPSGATPKPDQPEDPWSELKAPKVELKPLPKGLRYAFLGPNSTYPVIVNAELNNVETALLLCELRKYRKALGYSLADIPGISPDLCMHRIHLEDESMTSVEHQRRLNLNLKDVVKK; via the coding sequence ATGCCCTCCATGCGTAGCTTTATGAAGGGATTGATCTCAGGGAAAATATCAGAGGAGAGCGAGTTCATGACAGTTTCCAAGGAGTGCAGCGCAGTGCTTCAGAACAGGCAAATAAAAAAACGAGGAGATCCCGGCAAATTTGTCCTCTCTATCCAGATTGGGAAGACAGTTTTCGCCTGCTCCTTGGTGGATCTTGGGTCCAGCGTGAATCTCATGCCGTACTCTGTAGCTCTACGACTCGGATACACGCATTTCAAACCAACTAAGATGTCCTTGGTTTTCGCAGACAGATCAGTCAAATCTCCTGTTGGTATTCTAGAGGATCTCCAAGTGAAAGTGGGGAACACCTCTGTTCCAGCAGACTTCGTTGTTCTGGAATTGGAAGAAGAGTCTAAGGACCCTCTCATCTTGGGAAGACCATTCTTATGTACTGTCGGAGCTATCATTGATGTGCGACAGGGGAAGATTGATCTGAATCTTGGGGACATAGTTATGCAATTTGAAATGGATGAGTTGCTAAAGAAGCCGATGTTGGATGGGCAAACCTTTGAGGTCAATGAAGGGGTTGATCCGCTCCAACCACAAGAAGGAATGATCGAGGAGATTCTTACCGAAGACCCACTGGAACTTGCACTAGTGCGTGCTGAAGCCGAGCAGAGTATGGTGAACATTGATGCTGATGGATATGCCAAGATGCTTGACTCCGCAAGGAGTATGGGGAGAATGGTAGCGagtctaagtctgggggaggatATCAACAGGTGCGAGACCACTCCATCTGGAGCGACCCCTAAACCGGACCAACCAGAGGATCCCTGGAGCGAGCTCAAGGCTCCCAAAGTTGAGCTAAAACCCCTTCCCAAAGGGCTCAGGTACGCTTTCTTAGGTCCAAATTCCACATATCCTGTCATTGTGAATGCTGAGCTGAATAATGTGGAAACTGCATTGCTTTTATGCGAGCTTAGAAAATATCGTAAGGCATTAGGATATTCGCTAGCTGACATCCCTGGTATTTCGCCTGATTTATGCATGCATAGAATCCACTTGgaagatgaatcaatgacttctgTCGAACATCAGAGGAGGTTAAACCTGAATCTAAAAGATGTCGTTAAGAAATAG
- the LOC103871364 gene encoding uncharacterized protein LOC103871364, which translates to MGDHGNMDDLTAALALIQQQMQNQQQQMQQMQQTIQNQQQAAQEQAAENAAREERGALIGERNLPRNFATNRSPINPPPCTRQDYEIKPALIGLVQKSTFSGLTSDIPMDHIEAFERICNFSRSNGVPPDYVKCTLFPFSLEGKTARWLQSLPTGSLTSWDQVRSAFLSHFYTKFKTAALRHRISNFKQKSDEPFYEAWERYKEYQRECPHHGFDDDYILEVFYDGVSYEYRNTLDSSSNGDFMTQTTPGAFVLIENMASSSLNKNKEHDRSKSVNSIDDLAAKVDQLLKGNQSQVFIMEEASPEKSAGDKAFEAEQAGDDQQEVSYVNGQGWQLKNYYPNPNVRNNPQLFWPKQDKQVDPAQNNQGQYSGYQKNYQPRTYVLSQPQSNQPQIQNHQNTQVATSTPVAVPQDETKTMLQQLLQGQQLQGKALNQVTTEINTRMNHMFGDLSTKYDNVASHMRQMDIQIAQTAESVKRQQGTLPGKTDKNPKECNAVQLRSGKQLSEPERRRFTAAEKGKQKESEQPPADQADEGNTEPVVETVSPGSEQPAEAVRPIPEAVPPREYIPKVPYPVPAKVTRKDKEEIKCRKMLEDLTVRLPLMDAI; encoded by the coding sequence ATGGGTGATCATGGCAATATGGATGACCTCACTGCTGCATTGGCACTCATTCAACAACAAATGCAGAATCAGCAACAGCAGATGCAGCAGATGCAGCAAACCATCCAGAATCAGCAACAAGCTGCACAAGAGCAAGCAGCCGAGAACGCTGCGAGAGAGGAGCGTGGTGCTCTTATTGGGGAGCGAAACCTTCCGAGGAATTTCGCTACTAACCGCTCTCCCATCAACCCTCCACCCTGTACTCGACAGGATTATGAGATCAAACCTGCACTGATAGGTCTGGTACAGAAGAGCACATTCAGTGGCCTCACTTCAGACATACCAATGGACCACATAGAGGCCTTTGAGAGGATCTGCAATTTCTCTCGCTCAAATGGAGTGCCACCAGATTACGTCAAGTGCACGCTGTTCCCATTTTCTCTTGAAGGGAAAACGGCACGTTGGCTGCAATCTCTCCCAACCGGTTCTCTAACCTCATGGGACCAGGTTCGATCAGCATTCCTGAGCCACTTCTACACAAAGTTCAAAACCGCGGCTCTAAGGCATAGAATCTCCAACTTCAAGCAGAAATCTGATGAACCCTTTTATGAAGCTTGGGAGAGGTATAAAGAGTACCAGAGGGAATGTCCACACCACGGGTTTGATGACGATTACATATTGGAGGTGTTCTACGATGGAGTGAGCTATGAGTACCGAAACACCCTTGATTCCTCTAGTAACGGAGACTTCATGACTCAGACCACCCCTGGTGCATTCGtgctgattgagaacatggcttCTAGTTCACTCAACAAGAACAAGGAGCATGATCGCTCCAAAAGTGTGAACAGCATAGACGATTTAGCGGCGAAAGTGGACCAACTGCTGAAGGGAAACCAGAGCCAGGTCTTCATAATGGAAGAAGCATCTCCTGAGAAGAGTGCGGGGGACAAGGCGTTTGAAGCTGAGCAGGCAGGAGACGATCAGCAGGAAGTGAGTTACGTAAATGGACAAGGGTGGCAGCTGAAGAATTATTACCCAAACCCTAACGTAAGGAACAATCCACAACTTTTCTGGCCTAAGCAGGACAAACAAGTTGATCCGGCGCAGAACAACCAGGGCCAGTATTCGGGATATCAGAAGAACTACCAACCCCGAACATATGTTCTAAGCCAACCGCAGAGCAATCAACCTCAAATACAGAACCACCAGAACACTCAAGTCGCTACCTCCACCCCTGTCGCTGTTCCGCAAGATGAAACTAAAACCATGCTGCAGCAACTCCTCCAAGGACAACAGCTCCAAGGGAAAGCGCTGAACCAGGTCACTACCGAGATCAATACCAGGATGAACCATATGTTCGGAGACCTGAGCACCAAATATGATAATGTCGCAAGCCATATGAGACAGATGGACATTCAGATAGCTCAGACTGCcgagagtgtcaagaggcaGCAAGGTACTCTACCTGGTAAAACAGACAAAAACCCCAAGGAGTGCAATGCGGTTCAGCTAAGAAGCGGGAAGCAACTTTCCGAGCCAGAAAGGAGAAGGTTCACCGCGGCTGAGAAAGGCAAGCAGAAAGAGTCAGAGCAACCACCAGCCGACCAAGCAGATGAGGGGAATACAGAGCCAGTAGTTGAAACAGTCTCGCCAGGCTCAGAACAACCAGCTGAAGCAGTGCGCCCGATTCCAGAGGCTGTTCCTCCTCGCGAATACATTCCAAAAGTCCCTTACCCTGTTCCAGCGAAGGTCACTCGTAAGGACAAAGAGGAAATAAAATGCAGAAAGATGCTGGAAGATCTAACCGTCCGACTTCCCTTGATGGATGCGATCTAG
- the LOC103868407 gene encoding glutathione S-transferase T3-like, producing the protein MDPFSLNSVGFVNLLSSQCTQTTQNTQITQTAQNTQTTQTIDVGSSDVPKPVERRKWTTQEDIVLISAWLNTRKDPIVSNQQKLGSFWKRIEDYFNSSPQLTGSAPREWSQCKQRWGRINEQVCKFVGSYEAAMKEQASGQNENDVMKSAHDIFFNDYGAKFNLEHAWRELRFDQKWRSNSVSKDGAKEKRKEAAESVPDSDEARPPGVKACKAAKRKKKGNEAAFDRLETILDLKRNLAKQKILDRLLSKKHETLTDSEVALKEKLVKVVGCGGHGFYKVCWFYRSRVVGCGGHGFYKV; encoded by the exons ATGGATCCCTTTTCTCTTAATTCTGTCGGGTTTGTGAACCTATTATCTTCCCAGTGCACTCAAACCACTCAAAACACTCAAATCACTCAAACCGCTCAAAACACTCAAACCACTCAAACCATAGATGTAGGGTCCTCAGATGTTCCTAAACCCGTAGAGAGGAGAAAGTGGACAACACAAGAGGACATTGTCCTCATCAGTGCCTGGTTGAACACCAGAAAGGATCCCATAGTTAGTAACCAGCAGAAGTTAGGTTCGTTTTGGAAAAGAATAGAGGATTATTTTAATTCAAGCCCTCAGCTCACTGGCTCTGCTCCTAGAGAGTGGAGTCAGTGTAAGCAGAGGTGGGGAAGGATTAATGAGCAGGTGTGTAAGTTTGTGGGAAGCTATGAGGCGGCTATGAAGGAGCAAGCTAGTGGCCAAAATGAGAACGATGTCATGAAGTCTGCTCATGACATCTTCTTCAACGACTACGGGGCGAAGTTCAATCTTGAACACGCCTGGAGGGAGTTGAGGTTTGATCAAAAGTGGAGATCGAACTCTGTCTCAAAAGATGGTGCAAAGGAGAAACGGAAGGAAGCTGCAGAGTCAGTCCCTGACTCGGATGAGGCTAGGCCTCCTGGTGTTAAGGCTTGCAAAGCAGCCAAACGCAAGAAAAAGGGGAATGAAGCAGCCTTTGATCGACTAGAAACCATTCTAGACTTGAAACGCAACCTAGCCAAACAAAAAATTCTAGATCGTCTCCTCTCTAAGAAACATGAAACTCTAACTGATAGTGAGGTGGCTCTTAAGGAGAAACTC GTGAAGGTTGTTGGTTGTGGAGGTCACGGGTTCTACAAGGTTTGTTGGTTCTACAGGTCACGGGTTGTTGGTTGTGGAGGTCACGGGTTCTACAAGGTTTAG
- the LOC117134322 gene encoding uncharacterized protein LOC117134322: MKIEDDTTLDEEHPVEHVNAIGLCYAEQSPRTTSDCSSIAEQPPRKAPDCSHISKHHVALIQKQYPHLPWFAEITNYLAAEKPPLKFTRNDKRKFLREARRYVWDEPFLYKQGKDGLFRRCVPEADIPGILHHCHGSSYAGHFAAFKTVSKVLQAGFWWPTMFRDAQAYVARCDACQRLGNISKRNEMPQNYILEVKVFDCWGVDFMGPFPASFKNEYILVAVDYVSKWVEAVASPTNDAKVATKMFSSIIFPRFGVPRVVISDGGTHFINKAFQGLLKKNGVNHKVATAYHPQTSGQNSLQDAARTTPYHLVYGKACHLPVELEYKAAWAVKLLNFDIKPATERRMIQIHELEEIRHLAYESSKIYKEKTKAYHDKRIIARQFEPNDKVLLFNSRLRLFPGKLKSRWSGPFTVKEVRPYGAVVLLDRKGDEFVVNGQRVKHYLADSTIAEGEEILLSEPPSA; this comes from the exons ATGAAGATTGAGGACGACACAACTCTTGACGAGGAACACCCAGTTGAACACGTCAACGCGATTGGTCTGTGTTACGCGGAACAATCTCCAAGAACCACATCAGACTGCTCCAGCATCGCGGAACAACCTCCGAGGAAGGCACCCGATTGTTCTCACATCTCAAAACATCATGTCGCCTTGATCCAAAAGCAATATCCTCACCTCCCATGGTTTGCTGAGATTACGAACTATCTAGCTGCTGAAAAGCCACCACTTAAGTTCACACGAAACGACAAGAGGAAATTCCTGAGAGAGGCAAGGCGTTATGTTTGGGATGAACCGTTCTTGTACAAACAAGGCAAGGATGGTTTATTCAGAAGGTGTGTTCCAGAGGCAGATATCCCAGGAATTCTGCACCACTGCCATGGTTCATCTTACGCAGGTCATTTCGCTGCATTCAAAACGGTTTCTAAAGTCCTCCAAGCAGGGTTCTGGTGGCCGACTATGTTCAGGGATGCTCAAGCCTACGTAGCCAGGTGCGATGCATGCCAGCGACTTGGGAACATCAGcaagaggaatgagatgcctcagAATTACATTCTAGAGGTTAAGGTATTCGACTGTTGGGGAGTCGATTTCATGGGACCATTCCCTGCGTCCTTCAAGAACGAGTACATCCTTGTCGCCGTTGACTACGTGTCTAAGTGGGTAGAAGCAGTAGCAAGCCCTACGAACGATGCAAAAGTGGCGACTAAGATGTTCAGCTCAATCATATTCCCAAGGTTCGGAGTGCCTAGGGTCGTAATCAGCGATGGTGGAACACACTTCATCAACAAGGCATTTCAGGGCCTTTTAAAGAAGAATGGAGTGAACCACAAGGTGGCAACCGCTTACCATCCACAGACGAGCGGACAG AACAGCCTACAAGACGCCGCTAGGACGACTCCCTACCACCTTGTGTATGGTAAAGCATGTCACCTCCCCGTCGAGCTTGAATACAAGGCTGCATGGGCAGTCAAGCTACTGAATTTTGACATCAAGCCAGCAACCGAGAGACGCATGATCCAGATTCATGAACTGGAGGAGATAAGGCACCTCGCCTATGAAAGCTCCAAAATCTACAAAGAGAAAACCAAGGCCTACCATGACAAGAGGATCATTGCCAGACAATTCGAACCCAACGATAAGGTCTTGCTTTTCAATTCGAGGCTGAGATTGTTCCCAGGGAAGTTGAAGTCTAGATGGTCCGGGCCTTTCACTGTTAAGGAAGTTCGACCCTACGGAGCAGTTGTGTTATTAGACAGAAAAGGCGACGAGTTTGTAGTGAATGGACAGCGCGTCAAGCACTACCTTGCTGACTCCACTATCGCAGAGGGAGAAGAAATTCTCCTAAGCGAGCCCCCATCAGCCTGA